The Lacerta agilis isolate rLacAgi1 chromosome 16, rLacAgi1.pri, whole genome shotgun sequence genomic sequence aacactcaaaatggaactgtggcactcaaaatggagcgtGTTCAGCTTCCGCAAAAGGTTCGCAAAGCAGaacgcttacttccaggtttgctgtgtttgggttccaagttgtttgagtaccaaggtgtttgagaaccaaggtaccactgtacttggatcCTGAAAATTTGTGCGGAAATATTCTTTAAATCGCTGCACCTTGTGTTCACATCAGCAGCTCCCCTACTTAATTCCCAAATagcccttaaaaggtaaagggccccctgaccattaggtccagtcgcggacgactctggggttgcggtgctcatctcgctttattggctgagggagctggcgtttgtctgcagacagcttccaggtcatgtggccagcatgactaagccacttctggcgaaccagagcagtgcacggaaacgccgtttaccttcccaccggagcggtacctattatctacttgcactttgatgtgctttccaactgataggttggcaggaacaaggactgagcaatgggagctcaccccatcatgaggattcgaaccgccgaccttctgatcggcaagccctaggctctgtggtttagaccacagcgccacccacgtcctcaAATAGCCCTTAGAGAGTTCTAATATAGTCACACCTTAATTCCTTTTTCGGACTGAGCTGGTATTTATGTCACTGGAGAAACATGCCCCCACCAGCCTAATTTAGGGGGAAACACGAGGTATGCAGTGCCACAGAAAGTGTGTCTCATTAACTGCATGCCGTTCCCCAGAAATAATTCCTAGGTTATGGCTGTATGTCAAGGGCAAGCTTTATTTCTCAGTCAGGTGCTCATGCGCAACAGAAATGGCCAACTTGTGGCCCTTGGCACTCAAGTGGttcctgtgtttatttttaaattttaatctgATTTAAGccacttcagaaagcaatttctcAGCTCCTTCACTATAGGACCGCTGTTGCTATCAATACATGAAAAGAGGCAGAAATGtgagataaaggggggggggaggagagatcatGCATTAGTTACAAAGATAGGAAAGAGATTCTCATTGGGGTGAGGGAGACAAAGGAAGATATCTGACTTATTTGTCCATTTCACCTAGTAATGTCAGTTCTAACTTCCCTAGGTCTTGGGCAGATAATCTTTCCCTTCAACCGTTCtaagaaaaaaactgctccctttcccttatggggtattccggaGTTTGTATAGAgtccactggagagccagtgtggtgtagtggttaagagtggtagactcgtaatctggggaaccgggttcgcgtctccactcctccacgtgcagctgctgggtgaccttgggatagtcacacttctctgaagtctctcagccccactcacctcacagagtgtttgttgtgggggaggaagggaaaggagaatgttagccgctttgagactccttcaggtagtgaaaagtgggatatcaaatccaaactcttcttcttcttcttcttcttcttcttcttcttccttaaatGGGTTCCCTAACGGTAGaagaaaacagaggccaaccaaagtatattgagaagcaaagtggctcggctagtaagcatgatctttattaaaggaaattaactgttgcaacagggtctccactcaccacatgcaggaagGAGGAGTACtctgaacaatggtgtgcaaacccttatacagacttttgaaattgcccacccttgtagcccaagaccaccacccctaaaacatcatacatgcatcacagaaggaggcggcctacagcagaaatcctgtctgccaggataattgtcactgattgcattacctgggcagtctggccattcttttgtgattttTAACACTTTAGTTCCTGattccaggtcacaggctcaccctattcatacacaaaaacGCCCTTAAGAcgggatttgcaagcaaaaagtcaatgggaaggctttccccatttgcctcccttactgcagaggaatatttgaggtcattgggagagtcagaatggctccaggattgctctcccatactatttcagacacatggttcatatatttagatatgtgtgcatttatgaatgtTTATTCTATatctgagaccttaaaattcttagaACGACCTGCTGCCTGATCCTTTTAAATAAGAGCCTTCCGCATGCGAAAAATGTGCTATTCTGCTAAACTACAGCCCCTTCTCCCTCGTTGTACATCAAGCCCAGATATTAGCGACAACCTTCTAACACCACTTACAAAACCAGGGTTTCCGTGATGCTCTTCGACGCAGGATGTCCCATTGTCCCTTTCACACAATGCAATGTCGGACAATGAGATAATTGCCTGTTTACAACATTCAGATtgtgaaactttttaaaaaaacaactgtaaTTTAGATAAGAACATAATGGAAACCTTGCTCTACATCAGCAGTCTGTTTCCCCTAATTTCCAACCAAATGCCTGTCTCTTTCTTGgcccaggtaggtagccgtgttggtctgccatagtcgaaacaaaataaaaaaaatccttccagtagcaccttagagaccaactaagttttttcttggtatgagctttcgtgtgcatgcacacttcttcagattttcttTCCTGGCAATCCCCTATCCAACTACAAGAGTTTTCCTCTGAAATACGAACAGTACGTACTGCATATAGGAGGAAACATTTTCGATGTCTAAATCTAGTTTTCCATCTTATTCTAGCTTATACAATTTCTAAATATGGAATGTCCATGTGCGTGCTGGGAATGGCAGAAGAATTTAGAGGAGAAGTTGCAGTCAATGCATTATGGCCTCAAACAGGTTTAtatatcttttaaaatatataatgtttTTGGTGGGTTGGCTGAGCTTAATTCTTGTTTCAATGTGTTCAGAGAATATGATGTCTTGCATTTGTTTAAACTGTATACACAGTTTCCCTTCAATATTCAAGACTTCTGAAgcatatgtattattattattattactactacttacATTGTTTttgacagtgtttctcaaacagtGAGTCTGCCCCTGCaccgccattttgtgactggtgggaCTTAGTAAGTTTCAACCCTCCCAGCTGGGTTCTGGGGTtagaaagtttgagaaccactgctctggcTTGATGTGCTCCCACCTGACACTGCAAAGCTGACACACTGAAATGAACCATTTTTCAAAATAGTTATTTGTTTGAGATGCAAcccaattctgtgcatgtttacttgggaacGTAGTCCATCGATTCCAGTGGAACCTACTTGTGAGCATTAAATGCCAGTTTGCAGATAGTAAACTCAGTCCTTTACAGCAgaatgcagcagaagcaactgtggttggaatAGTAACAccaaaggttttatttataaagcacatAACTAAACAAGACGACTCTCACTTCCATCTTCTTTAgcagaggagcagagagagagcagagagagggaggagacatttaaatagttcccatactcatacatcaattaagtaattaaaggcaacACGCAACATTATGCAATatgagaatgagacattacaattCTAACTAACACTACTCTCAACTAAGTGCATATTTGATCAAAGCCTTAGGTTAACAGTATATGCACAGAAaaagctaaaaaggtaaaggacccctggacggttaagtccagtcaaagttgactatggggttgcggcgctcatctcgcttcaggccaagggagctggtgtttgtccacagacagctttctgggtcatatggccagcatgactaaaccgcttctggtgcaacagaacacggtgatggaagccagagtgcccagaaatgccatttaccttcccgccacagcggtacctatttatctacttgcactggcatgctttcaaactgctaggttggcagaagttagGCCAGAACAGCAGGAgttcactccgttgcggggattcgaaccgctgaccttctgatcggcaagcccaaagggctcagtggtttagaccacagcaccacccacgtcccctaccCTATATGCACAGTATACCCATTTGGCAAGGAGTTCATCATACTGTTTTTGCTTAACAGATGTACTTTACCACTGCATCATATCTAAATCTAATTTTGTTAACTATATTGTGAAAAACCTAAGAAGTTGTATTATTACAGAACCAGAAGAGCAGATCTGAGTTTGTGTTACTACTCTTCTCTTAACTAGCCCCTTATTTTAACACTTAACTGGGGAAATTCACACATCTGCCATCAGGATGAGGTGGAGAGGGACCAAAGCAGTTACGGGAAGATTACCTTTCCTTATAATTTCCCTGGGGCgacattttattttgtgaatataATGTCCCTATGTTCAGCAGAGATCGCTCTCATAATTCTTATGCAAATTCAGACAGAAGTCTGCTATGGGTGTTGAGGGGATAATTTTTATGCTTGGTATTCTCAGAAATTCATATTTTGCTGCATAATATGTTTGCTCATACCACAAAAACCTAATCTGCAGCTCAGTTAATACATATGTaaagagaaggggtgtgtgtgtgctggttcaCACCTAATGCCGTGAGAACAAGTACTGTAAGCTTTTGAGTACCCAGAGTGAAAATAGTGGCTGCCATGTGTTTGCACATGGCTTGGCTCCAGGTATTGCCACTAGCAGCCGTTTCAGAGGAGGAGTGAAGCAACCGCAGTATTGGCTCTCTGTACCTGAACACTTGCTGGTTCTTGTTAAGTAGTTGTTTGGCTTAGCGTTATGTGTGAAcaaggtcagagagagagagaatgtgacaGTTCCATGGAATATTAAACATGTCTGGCCCATTATCGGCAATGGCTAGACTTCAAGATTTTATAAACTTTAAATCTTTACTGATCCTTCCACCACCTTAGAtatctaaagcatgggtaggcaaactaaggcccgggggctggatctggcccagttgccttctaaatccagtccgtggacggtcctggaatcagcgtgtttttacatgagtagaatgtgtgcttttatttaaaatgcatctctgggttatttgtggggcataggaattcattcatatattttttcttcaaaatatagtccggccccctacaaagtctgtgggacagtggatcggccaccctgctgaaaaattttggtgacccctgatctaaaggctGTTGGTAGACAGTGCTATAGATCAGTGTATCctaaacttggtcctccagctgtttttggactactgttaccatcatccctgaccattggtcttggtagctagggatgatgggagttgtagtccaaaaccagctggagacccaagtttgggaaacactactATAGATCCTTTATTCATGGGATAAAGGCTGGTAGCCTGACTGTTTTTAACTGCCAAATTTTAATGAAACACAAAGCAGAAGTTATCTGTTAATCAGGGTTTTGAAAACAAGGTTTAACCATGGCTTCAAATCCTGTATAATAGCAAAGCCTTTTTAATAGTACCCATGTTTGAGGTTGGTGCCATCCGATCTATGTACCTCCACGATAACCTGAGCATGCAAATGAGTTTCTTGCGCCCGCACTTGACATATTAGGTGTATACCTAAAAATGTAAGATGTGAAGAGGGAATGACAATTCTTACAAGGCCATTTGTAGTGATACAGCCAAGGATGTGGTGGTATCAAAGTCTAGAACCATAGACTTGGAAGGGTCCGTATAGGCCATCTAGTTCACCCCTTGCATGACACAGTAGAATAATTGCTAACTTATCCCCTCTCTCCTTTGTGTGTGCCTTTAGCTATATATACCTCTGCAATGGATATGCTGGGAGGAGCTGGCGTAGAGAAACAGTGCAGGAAAACAGATATACTAGCAGATGCCGCGTACTGCATTTTAACAAAGCCCAAAACTTTCACTGGAAACTTCGTCATTGATGAAACTTTATTGAGAGAAGAAGGAGTTCAGAATTTTGATGTATATGCGGTTGCCCCAGGTAATCtagatttattttcttgcatATTGCATTCGTATTTGCCGGTCTACAAATATATAGCCGTAAACCATGTATTTTGTGCTTGCAATACCATGAGTGTATTAAGTGTTTCCAGATGTCCCATTTATGACACAATAAGTGTACCCTGGTATCTTATGTATAGTGTAAAGTCATAAGTCTGTCTTCATGGTTGTGCTAGGAAACACCCAATAGCTAAGGTTTGGAGATGCCCTCAGTCTTTCATTTACATCTATTTAACTGCATAGCGTTATGCTGCCATACAAAATACGGactttttcatttattgtttcacTCGTGTTTTTAGGTCACCCTTTGCTACCGGACTTCTTTTTAGATGTGGATCCCGAAACACTAGCAATGAAAATGGAAGCACAAGGTGAGCACATAATTGCCTGCACCcgacccagatgttgctgggcctAAAACCGGAGGTCAGAACTAAGCCTCTTACACTCCACCTGAACAGTTTTCCTGGCTGCAGACCTTTCTGTGCCAAGCAAACAGAACAGAAGTGCCCtttgttaatttcttttttattttttatttttttttaataagaatttattggcattttcataacaaaacataaaccctcacccacacctacatatataaatcaaatagaaacacaaatacaattcttcttgtttacacacttaagaaaatattctagttccaaatcttgacagttgacttcccccaccctctctccttcggttttatatccatattctactttaataacatcctttctctaaaatttttattcacttaataaaattcaaaccttaaaccacaatcttaataacaattctttggatcttaacaaattactcttatattaaatctaaactattcttcttcccttaaactgctgctaatatcaaaaaatttcaaaatatcccttttcttattaaaaattaaaataaagcttactgtcttaaccctccgatttcagattaccataacaaagcatttatattttatacttaatatagttcaccctatcccccctctgtccaatgtccttctccatctttcaccggaaccgctcctcagattgtcctcttttcttatacgtccacagaaccagacaaaccagacaccgtccccaaccatccttgcatcgagcatcaggatacactgttcatctctcggcttctcccattcaatgctgcattcttctatttgtaaatatcttaatttcttgaccatcgctcccgagctcacacctcgggggctggatatcacattcctagccgttctcgggctgccaccaccgagaaacgcttctttttccggggatcgccatgccaactcGCTGAATTTTTCAATTAACtccctcagctctttgcccagactttcttccatagtatcgagtatctggaaggtctcctctgtgggaaatagatttttcttcaaatccccactcaaaaccttcaatttccgattaatcagttccagtttcagtataataatcctttcttcatcagttagttcagagtccaaaacagtttcaaaaacaaagcccaacatggtgaggacgggcataggtatcaaatttcagtttctatttcagtgttgttcatcatatagcagtaattttccacttcggttcagagtcttcgcagccattttctctgaaaccggggcgcaaagactaaaactttcaaatggaatattttccatcctcttcctcccccaagggagatctataaagtctcactcctcaaaaagtcttaacaatatatccatccaatagcaacagtatcacaatctgttattcttctcgcctccgaagggagacaggcagacttcctttatctaaagcctccagggtcgttaagtcgttaagtctttaagctcagcagttaatccaattaagtacttacgacctccagcttcttttcctttcatctctcagggagaacgtcgtcgctcaccacggccagttctcgccgcttttccgcccggttggggcatttcccctaatggcccggctccgcattcccttcacccccactccccctttacagggggagcgagggaagggcgcgtagcctagcgggcccgccggggagcccgaggcacgggacactcttcccggcctcaccggagccccgcgtagcggtggcggggctccaacccccgggctggactgggtggcctcgcagccgaggcaacccagcgaccgcccgcgatggcggcCTCGCCGGAAGTCGCCCTTTGTTAATTTCAGCTTTGACAGGGCTTCACGAATCACAGATGTTGTATATTTCACTCATattgtgtaacatgaaaattgcAGCAACAGCTCTACATAAAAAATACATAGatgccaattttttaaaatacacactttTATAACAATTTTCTTTCATTTCAAGTTTGCAAATGTTCCCCTTCCCCAGTacacttttctgtttgtttgtttgtttgtttgttttaattctaAGGCACATTACAACCCTACAAAGAGGCTGGGAGGTCTTATTTAACTAGACAATTTTTTTCCAAACTTTCTTATCTAGCATTCCCTGCGATTATGGAAATATGCAGTTAAATGTCTCTTCTCTTGAATTCCATCACATTCAAACATCAAGGGGAAAGCTCCACTGATTGGTCATTTTTTTGCTgtggattgaacttgagacctgcATATAAAACGTGCCCCCTACCCCTGAGATATGACACCTTGCTCCAGTATTTCCCCTGCTTTAGTGCTCATGACCGCCGACCTTTTTCTCCTTGTTTGATACGAGTTACTGAGTGCACACTATTGTAACTGTTGACTCCCTTGGTCAATGTTGGTCCTACAGGAGCTAATCCGTCCttcagagaaggaaaaaaacaagacTTTCCCAAGCATGAAGGTCCTGACAAAACTAAATCTGAAGGCCCTGACAGAGGGAAGCTCCATGTGCATTTTGCTGCAGAGAAATCAGGGGGGCCTGTAGCAGAAACCTTTAAAATTATAAAAGGTGCGATCAGTGATGAAGTTGTAAAGGCAACCCAAGGAATTTACCGGTTTGAATTATCTGGTAAGAATCTTTCTACCTATTTAAGAGTTACTGAAGTTATGTTGGGCGGACCTAGGATCACTGCTTAGGCAAGAGGCCTGCATTCAAAAGTACCAGCATGTGTACTTTGCAGAAAATATGCCAAAACACCTTTATAGTGGTGGCAATTTTCAAATAATTCACACTCGGTGCTGtctgaaatattttgaaaaaacaaatacGGCAATctacttaacacacacacacacggatatgTTTTATTCATGAATGTTCACATGGACACACGGAGAAGAGATTGGGCATCTACATTAAAAGTAGGCATGGGGTTGTTACAACAAAACAGCGATCACACCAAAATTGAGCAAAAGTCATTTGTGATGAATGGGGGGAAAGTTTTGTTTACTACCAGGTGTGCTACTGTTCTTGAAGGTACCAGACAATATCATTCTCTAGTGGTTAGCATAAGCTGGGTTGGCAGTGGAAGTTACAGGGGCAGCATAGTGCTGTTGTTAAGGGAAAGAAATgtcattacagtggaacctcgggttacgtaccatcctccttacgaacgcttcaggtaatgagctccgctaacccggaagtagattctcctggtagcgaactttgccctgggatgcaagTGGAAGTCGTGCATTGGCGGCGCAGCGGTAACGGGAGGTCCCATTACCGAAAACACACCTCAGGTTAAGcaaggacctccagaacaaattaagttcgtaaccagaggtaccactgtaaaaggttATAATGAAACTGAttttaaatttcaaaggatgatatccaacattagtcatactctgGATAGACCCTTAAATCAGTAACTGGAACCAGttactgatttcagtggatcatTAACTCTTGAAAAGACTTAATTGGCTCTTGCTCCTTATCGGACATTGGTTCAGCTTAGAAGCGAATGTGTCTAATTTTATGTGGCATAATTTTGGCATTACTCTTTTGTTAGGTGAAGGAGGAGGAACATGGTATATTGATCTTAAGAACAAAGGTGGCAGTGTAGGAAGTGGAGAACCACCAGGAAAAGTTGATGTGGTTATGAGCATGTCCAGCACTGACTTTGTAAAAATGTTTTCAGGTAGGTATTGGGAACAGCTGTCCTTTCATTTAGCCAAATGTATTCGTGTTCAGCTATTCCGTTGGACTTTTGCTAATCTTAAATGTGTCTGCTCGTAGAGCTGCTTGCATTTGATAAATTATGTATTTCATTCCAGTTTCTTTATTCTACCCTTTGAGAAGAAACCGCTAGCAAAGTCTCCTATATGCCCAggaacttcttttctttttgtagaaaGGGTGCCATTTAAGGGAAGCGTTAGAAGTGAGCAGAGAAGAGTGTTGGTGGAAATATTCCACATCTGGGACGCCAACAAGTTCTTCACCatttcaccaccaccattttacaACAAACctgtcccgtccccgtccccccacgtAAAGTTAGTAGCAAGTGGTAGGATGATGCAGATAATCAGGGCTGGTGCAATTTAATCAAATGCATGTTTACTAAGTTTCACTGAGCTCACAGGAGCTTCCTCTCATGTAAAAGTACACAAGAATCCATGAGGTGTGGGGAGGTCTATGCAGCACGGAAAGCAGCAGGTGAGCATTTTACTCCAACCAAAGTTGGAACTGGACTGAAGCCCTTCCTTCGAGCTTACAGCTCCTGAGACAACCCCCCAGCCTAAAGGCGAGCACTTTCTTCTCTGGTGTATAtcctacaccaggggtggccaactcccaagagactacgatctattcacagagttaaaaactggcagtgatctacccccctttggggggttcaggttaaagttgttgagcttcttatagggagcaggaaagccccgatttgggtggggtggggggcgctgtgatctaccagtgatctaccacagacgatctaccagtagatcacagtCTACCTGTTGGATGGGCAGGCATTGTGTAGCAGGAGGTTTGAAATAGACTCGGGAGAAGGGCCATGGCACATGTGCATTGCATACAATGTGTGACTGTCGTACAGACATGATCTTGCTTCCTCACCACGCATGTGACCCTATAGTTACTCACCTGGAACAAGAATACAGGCAACTTCTTATTTGCACAGGGGTTGCGTTCCAGGTCATTGTGTACTTGCGTGAAATcggaaacccattgaaaaagctCTGTTCCACCCCGCCCCCATTCCATCCTTTTTGTGACATTTcagtgacatttttttaaaaaataattgtttttattaacttttctgctgtttaacatatataataaatttatctctctctctctctgttttactCCCCACTTCATTTTCCATGATGGTTTTAtttctctccttctgctgcaccctacATTCTATCTCTTATACCATAACAACAATACTATAttctctcatttttttctgttgcTCATAATTCAAATCCTGCTCGTGAGTTCATCGTACAGTATGATTTCCTTAAATAGTCGGGAAAAGGCTTCCATTCCTCCACAAACCAGTCATCGTTAGGTTCTCTTGTTttagctgttaactttgccatttcagcatagtccttttttaaaaaacaaaactttattaAAACGTTTCGGTGACGTCTTTATGACGTTTCTGgttcacttccaggttcagcgctgTGTGCAATTGGAAACATAACAGTCACGCCTAAAACAAGAGTTACCTGTGATGCTGTGCGTTTTTTATGAAAACAGGAGGTGGCAACATCACATTTAAAGCTATCCATGTCATTGTTGGTCTTAATAGTAGAGAGGTTGCTTAACTGAAAAACATGGCAGAAGCGCTGCAGTTTGCAACTTTTTGTGGTGCCTTAAaccattttttctctctcttttcaggcAAACTAAAGCCAACCCTGGCTTTCATGTCTGGAAAGCTGGCAATTAAGGGTGACATGACCTTAGCAATCAAGTTGGAAAGACTGATGGGTCAGTTTAATGCCAAACTGTGACGGTTTATGGTGTCACgttgaactttcaataaatatGCAGTTACCTTGCTGTTTCAAGATAACTTAATCCTTGCTCTTGTTTAAAATACTCTTAATCTATAACTTCCTGAA encodes the following:
- the HSDL2 gene encoding hydroxysteroid dehydrogenase-like protein 2, whose product is MLPNTGRLAGCTLFITGASRGIGKAIALKAAKDGANIVIAAKTGVPHRTLPGTIYTAAEEIEAAGGKALACIVNVREEEQIVDAVDQAVQKFGGIDVLVNNASAISLTGTLETPTKKVDLMMSANTRGTYLTSKICLPYLKKSKIGHILNISPPINLNPIWFKNHCAYTISKYGMSMCVLGMAEEFRGEVAVNALWPQTAIYTSAMDMLGGAGVEKQCRKTDILADAAYCILTKPKTFTGNFVIDETLLREEGVQNFDVYAVAPGHPLLPDFFLDVDPETLAMKMEAQGANPSFREGKKQDFPKHEGPDKTKSEGPDRGKLHVHFAAEKSGGPVAETFKIIKGAISDEVVKATQGIYRFELSGEGGGTWYIDLKNKGGSVGSGEPPGKVDVVMSMSSTDFVKMFSGKLKPTLAFMSGKLAIKGDMTLAIKLERLMGQFNAKL